The following proteins are co-located in the Manihot esculenta cultivar AM560-2 chromosome 7, M.esculenta_v8, whole genome shotgun sequence genome:
- the LOC122724098 gene encoding BURP domain-containing protein 3-like gives MGFRFPYSILFFHLLLFMFGHYSNGVRDVPKQENFHGNTNEAMKNTSVQLYYKILDELFKRPAILVATASKFGKEFDNFVLDFVQASYIGLFTPDDVYFGKIMPIYFPQAKISVDHQQEKCEIPPAEVETKVCARDMESMLDYVHRVFGSDSEFKAVETKHSTISAPLLQDYIVLEDPQEIKGPGIVICHPMYEDFFCHYDADATKIVKVSLGGNNGDKVEAIGICHMDTSGLSHDHIAFRLLPIKLGSPLCHFLAAGHLVWVQSAAATQGLLIN, from the exons ATGGGTTTTCGATTTCCCTATTCCATCCTTTTCTTTCATCTGCTGCTTTTCATG TTTGGCCATTATTCTAATGGAGTTAGAGATGTGCCTAAGCAAGAGAACTTCCATGGAAATACAAATGAAGCAATGAAGAATACTTCAGTCCAATTATATTACAAAATCTTGGATGAACTTTTCAAAAGGCCAGCAATACTTGTTGCTACAGCATCAAAGTTTGGCAAGGAGTTCGATAATTTCGTGCTTGATTTCGTGCAGGCTTCATACATAGGCTTGTTTACTCCAGACGATGTATATTTTGGAAAGATCATGCCTATTTACTTTCCACAAGCCAAAATCTCTGTTGATCATCAACAGGAGAAATGTGAAATCCCTCCTGCTGAAGTTGAGACCAAAGTCTGTGCTAGAGATATGGAATCAATGCTTGATTATGTTCATCGAGTCTTCGGTTCAGACAGCGAGTTCAAGGCTGTCGAAACGAAGCACTCCACGATATCAGCTCCATTATTACAAGACTATATTGTGTTGGAAGATCCTCAGGAGATTAAGGGTCCTGGAATTGTGATTTGTCATCCCATGTATGAAGATTTCTTCTGTCATTATGATGCTGATGCTACAAAGATTGTGAAAGTCTCACTCGGAGGTAATAATGGAGATAAAGTTGAAGCTATTGGCATTTGCCATATGGATACTTCAGGGTTGAGCCATGATCATATTGCGTTTCGCTTGCTACCGATCAAGCTTGGTTCTCCGCTCTGCCATTTCTTAGCTGCAGGTCATCTTGTTTGGGTTCAGTCAGCTGCTGCTACCCAAGGCCTCTTAATTAATTAA